A single window of Dermochelys coriacea isolate rDerCor1 chromosome 2, rDerCor1.pri.v4, whole genome shotgun sequence DNA harbors:
- the SEM1 gene encoding 26S proteasome complex subunit SEM1 isoform X2 yields MSEKKQPVDLGLLEEDDEFEEFPAEDWAGLDEDEDAHVWEDNWDDDNVEDDFSNQLRAELEKHGYKMETS; encoded by the exons ATGTCCGAGAAGAAGCAGCCCGTGGATCTGGGGCTCCTGGAGGAGGATGACGAGTTCGAGGAGTTCCCGGCGGAAG ACTGGGCTGGTTTAGATGAAGATGAAGATGCACATGTCTGGGAAGACAATTGGGATGATGACAATGTAGAAGATGACTTCTCCAATCAGTTAAG AGCTGAACTAGAAAAACATGGATACAAGATGGAGACCTCATAG
- the SEM1 gene encoding 26S proteasome complex subunit SEM1 isoform X1 has translation MSEKKQPVDLGLLEEDDEFEEFPAEEAKIGVIQQSSSSPHTENWAGLDEDEDAHVWEDNWDDDNVEDDFSNQLRAELEKHGYKMETS, from the exons ATGTCCGAGAAGAAGCAGCCCGTGGATCTGGGGCTCCTGGAGGAGGATGACGAGTTCGAGGAGTTCCCGGCGGAAG AGGCAAAAATTGGAGTAATTCAGCAGTCGTCGTCGTCCCCACACACAGAGA ACTGGGCTGGTTTAGATGAAGATGAAGATGCACATGTCTGGGAAGACAATTGGGATGATGACAATGTAGAAGATGACTTCTCCAATCAGTTAAG AGCTGAACTAGAAAAACATGGATACAAGATGGAGACCTCATAG